Proteins from a genomic interval of Gordonia sp. SL306:
- a CDS encoding nicotinate phosphoribosyltransferase: MTIDNTALLTDQYELTMVSAALHHPVAHRPCVFEVFARRLPDGRRYGVVAGTGRLMDELAGFRFGDEELAVVSRFLDADTVDWLRDYRFSGDIDGYREGELYFPGSPILTVRASFAEGVLLETLVLSILNHDSAIASAAARMVSAAASRPIIEMGSRRTHERAAVSSARAAYLAGVAATSNLEAARTYGVPSAGTAAHAFTLGFAGPDGPDEKAAFAAQIAVLGTGTTLLVDTYDITQGVRNAIEVAGPELGGVRIDSGDLGVLARQVREQLDDLGATDTKIVVSGDLDEYAIASLRAEPVDTYGVGTSLVTGSGAPTAGMIYKLVEVDGIPVAKRSSHKESKGGAKSAMRAARPSGTIVEEIVYRATDDPPPTDGLSVRPLQIPLVRGGDRLDGLPALGDGRTHLGDALVSLPWEGLGLSHGDPAVPTRYLLD, from the coding sequence GTGACCATCGACAACACCGCGCTGCTGACCGATCAGTACGAACTGACCATGGTCTCGGCCGCGTTGCACCACCCTGTCGCGCACCGTCCGTGCGTGTTCGAGGTGTTCGCCAGGCGGCTGCCCGACGGTCGCCGCTACGGCGTGGTGGCAGGCACGGGACGGCTCATGGACGAGCTCGCCGGATTCCGCTTCGGCGACGAGGAGCTCGCGGTGGTGAGCCGGTTCCTCGACGCCGACACCGTCGACTGGCTACGCGATTACCGGTTCTCCGGGGACATCGACGGCTACCGCGAAGGCGAACTCTATTTCCCGGGATCCCCGATCCTGACCGTCCGCGCGAGCTTCGCCGAGGGCGTCCTGCTCGAGACGCTGGTCCTCTCGATCCTCAACCATGACAGTGCGATCGCGTCCGCGGCGGCCCGGATGGTCAGCGCCGCCGCATCACGCCCGATCATCGAGATGGGTTCCCGCCGCACGCACGAGCGGGCCGCGGTGTCGAGCGCCCGCGCCGCCTATCTGGCCGGTGTCGCCGCGACCTCCAATCTCGAGGCGGCCCGCACCTACGGGGTGCCGAGTGCCGGCACCGCCGCACATGCCTTCACCCTCGGCTTCGCCGGACCGGACGGCCCCGACGAGAAGGCCGCGTTCGCTGCCCAGATCGCGGTCCTCGGGACCGGCACCACCCTCTTGGTCGACACCTACGACATCACCCAGGGCGTCCGGAATGCGATCGAGGTCGCAGGCCCCGAACTCGGCGGCGTCCGGATCGACTCCGGCGACCTCGGTGTTCTCGCCCGCCAGGTCCGCGAACAGCTCGACGACCTCGGTGCGACCGACACCAAGATCGTCGTGTCGGGCGATCTCGACGAGTACGCCATCGCGTCGCTGCGCGCCGAGCCGGTGGACACCTACGGCGTCGGCACCTCGCTGGTCACCGGCAGCGGGGCCCCCACCGCAGGCATGATCTACAAGCTGGTCGAGGTCGACGGGATTCCGGTCGCCAAGCGTTCGAGCCACAAGGAGTCCAAGGGCGGGGCCAAATCCGCGATGCGAGCGGCTCGTCCCAGCGGCACCATCGTGGAGGAGATCGTGTATCGCGCGACCGACGATCCGCCGCCGACCGACGGCCTGTCCGTTCGGCCACTGCAGATCCCGCTGGTGCGGGGAGGCGATCGGTTGGATGGTCTACCCGCACTCGGCGACGGCCGCACCCATCTCGGCGACGCACTGGTGAGTCTCCCGTGGGAGGGCCTCGGCCTGTCGCACGGCGACCCGGCGGTGCCCACCCGTTACCTGCTCGATTAG
- the clpS gene encoding ATP-dependent Clp protease adapter ClpS, translating into MTIVWDDPVNLMRYVTFVFQKIFGYSESRANQLMMQVHNEGKAVVSAGARDKVESDVRKLHAAGLWATMQRDA; encoded by the coding sequence GTGACGATCGTCTGGGACGATCCGGTCAACCTCATGAGGTATGTCACCTTTGTGTTCCAGAAGATCTTCGGCTACTCCGAGTCCCGGGCCAACCAGCTCATGATGCAGGTCCACAACGAGGGCAAGGCCGTGGTGTCGGCCGGTGCGCGCGACAAGGTGGAGTCCGACGTCCGGAAGCTGCATGCGGCGGGCCTGTGGGCCACCATGCAGCGGGATGCCTGA
- a CDS encoding DUF2017 domain-containing protein: protein MRTWKRKGRGPSMRICSNLDVHEVELLVSMVTSLRELLSERESTAPRDELSDLTGIRTGHSAAPGDATLGRLLPDFHRPDQDRELTADVVNGDVNSALRSVHEPHIIDAKMAAAQVVLDTLPNGGGDLALTEDQAMEWLTALNDVRLALGAMLGISEDTPDQLPPDHPHAAHLDVYHWLTVMQELLVESLP, encoded by the coding sequence GTGCGTACCTGGAAGCGCAAGGGCCGTGGCCCCTCGATGCGTATCTGCTCCAACCTCGACGTGCACGAGGTCGAACTGCTGGTGTCGATGGTGACCTCGCTGAGGGAGTTGCTCTCCGAACGCGAGTCCACCGCGCCTCGCGACGAGCTCTCCGATCTCACCGGTATCCGTACCGGACACTCCGCAGCACCCGGCGATGCCACCCTCGGCCGTCTGCTGCCCGACTTCCACCGGCCCGATCAAGATCGGGAACTCACCGCCGACGTCGTCAACGGGGACGTCAACAGTGCCCTCCGCAGCGTTCACGAGCCCCACATCATCGACGCGAAGATGGCGGCCGCACAGGTGGTGCTCGACACGCTGCCGAACGGCGGCGGCGACCTGGCCCTCACCGAGGATCAGGCGATGGAATGGCTGACTGCGCTCAACGACGTCCGGCTCGCGCTCGGTGCGATGCTCGGCATCTCCGAGGACACCCCGGACCAGCTGCCCCCGGACCATCCACATGCTGCGCATCTCGACGTCTACCACTGGCTCACGGTGATGCAGGAACTCCTCGTGGAATCGTTGCCGTGA